The Rhizobium etli 8C-3 genome has a segment encoding these proteins:
- a CDS encoding type II toxin-antitoxin system prevent-host-death family antitoxin yields MKQFSFSDMNRASGEILEAALIEPVTLTKRGKEKLVILTADQYRKLLGRSHTAAYGLEDAPETVHDELMTGIDELLEDGHV; encoded by the coding sequence ATGAAGCAGTTTTCCTTTTCTGACATGAACAGAGCCTCGGGCGAGATTCTCGAGGCAGCCCTGATTGAGCCGGTGACGCTCACGAAGCGCGGCAAGGAAAAGCTCGTCATCCTGACGGCGGATCAATACCGCAAACTCCTGGGGCGCTCCCATACCGCCGCCTACGGCCTCGAGGATGCGCCTGAAACAGTACACGACGAGTTGATGACCGGCATCGATGAACTGCTCGAGGACGGCCATGTTTGA
- a CDS encoding YeeE/YedE family protein codes for MTTYLPSLFGGMLIGLSAAMLLLLNGHIAGISGIVGRLALGVGVSVNLAFLTGLVLGPLVFLAAFGHWPTVTITAIWPTIIVAGLLVGTGSRMGCGCTSGHGVVGLARLSPRSVAAVITFLTSGVVAVTLSKGLGL; via the coding sequence ATGACGACCTACCTTCCGTCTCTTTTCGGCGGGATGCTGATCGGGCTTTCGGCCGCGATGCTCCTTCTGTTGAACGGCCACATCGCCGGGATCAGCGGCATTGTCGGCAGACTGGCGCTTGGCGTTGGCGTTTCTGTCAACCTCGCCTTCTTAACTGGCCTCGTTCTCGGTCCGCTTGTCTTTCTCGCTGCCTTCGGTCACTGGCCGACGGTCACGATTACCGCCATTTGGCCGACGATCATCGTCGCCGGCCTGCTCGTGGGAACGGGCTCGCGCATGGGCTGCGGCTGCACCAGCGGTCACGGCGTTGTCGGTCTTGCCAGACTGTCGCCACGTTCGGTAGCCGCCGTCATCACTTTTTTGACCTCCGGTGTCGTTGCCGTGACCCTGTCGAAAGGATTGGGTCTATGA
- a CDS encoding LysR family transcriptional regulator yields MTALQVLLAVAERGSTSAAAEPVALSQSAVSKQLIGLEELIGGPAFSRTPNGMVPTELGVIYIEQARTAIKAMEDAALKVARLKPGPRVLRLQVPPIFGDRWLLPRFAQFTEAHPEIEVQFTTFVSKTQTEVPDGMVRFVVTPVENEEGEYLFGHDVRLVSAPSYWEKLGEPSSIEAASRGVMLEHPQTPFHWPSFAEFNRKRGLEVRHTMRFGYYTMVIRAALAGQGMALIPHGLIVDELAAGRLVNPDGLGYRSDHGYWFTRPRNIPTSQSMRLFEQWLHAEARTMHD; encoded by the coding sequence ATGACAGCGCTGCAGGTATTGCTGGCGGTCGCCGAGCGAGGATCAACGAGCGCGGCGGCCGAGCCTGTGGCGCTATCGCAAAGCGCCGTCAGCAAGCAGTTGATCGGACTTGAGGAGTTGATCGGCGGCCCGGCATTCTCGCGCACGCCAAACGGCATGGTGCCCACGGAACTCGGCGTCATTTACATCGAACAGGCGCGCACAGCCATCAAGGCCATGGAAGACGCAGCGCTGAAGGTTGCGCGGCTCAAGCCCGGCCCTCGCGTTCTCCGGCTTCAGGTGCCCCCGATTTTCGGTGACCGCTGGCTGTTGCCGCGGTTTGCGCAGTTCACGGAAGCTCATCCCGAGATCGAGGTGCAGTTTACGACCTTCGTGTCGAAGACACAGACCGAAGTTCCCGACGGCATGGTTCGTTTTGTCGTCACTCCGGTAGAGAATGAGGAAGGTGAATATCTGTTCGGTCACGACGTTCGTCTCGTGAGCGCGCCCTCCTACTGGGAGAAGCTTGGCGAGCCGTCCTCCATCGAAGCTGCATCAAGGGGGGTGATGCTTGAGCATCCCCAGACCCCGTTTCACTGGCCGTCCTTTGCAGAATTCAATCGAAAACGTGGGCTTGAGGTTCGTCATACGATGCGCTTCGGTTACTACACGATGGTCATCCGCGCCGCGCTCGCGGGCCAGGGCATGGCATTGATCCCGCATGGATTGATTGTCGACGAACTTGCCGCGGGGCGCCTCGTCAACCCTGATGGGCTCGGTTACCGGAGCGACCACGGATATTGGTTCACCAGACCCCGGAATATCCCGACGAGCCAATCGATGCGTCTGTTCGAGCAATGGCTCCACGCGGAAGCCAGGACAATGCACGACTAG
- a CDS encoding polysaccharide deacetylase family protein: MKFDLSPRPLNPAPKTPKMIWPNGAKSALFIGFDVDAETAWIGNNPSNVDRMVTTSHGGYDARVGIAKILELMDELGLKATFFIPGWTALAHPAQCEAVVAAGHEIGHHGFIHKLPDRVNCDQAFEEIDRGFEALQSALGIRPIGYRAPSGENFPELLAYLKASGIRYSSSFRDDILPYRHAGAEGLAGPVEIPVNFAFDDWNFGMKSRLSQGTLFGRNAVLPLWIDEFEATHAWGGVTTMVLHPQVSGRPMRWYILRDFLKHVLDKGDVWIATGAQITDHFEAQEAISTQNNDGKG; the protein is encoded by the coding sequence ATGAAGTTCGACCTCTCCCCCCGTCCGCTTAACCCCGCGCCCAAGACACCTAAGATGATCTGGCCGAACGGCGCGAAAAGCGCGCTGTTCATCGGCTTCGATGTCGACGCCGAAACGGCCTGGATCGGCAACAATCCGTCCAACGTCGACCGGATGGTCACGACTTCTCACGGCGGCTACGACGCCCGCGTCGGCATCGCCAAAATTCTCGAACTGATGGACGAACTTGGCCTAAAGGCTACCTTCTTCATACCTGGTTGGACGGCGCTGGCTCACCCCGCCCAGTGCGAAGCCGTGGTCGCGGCAGGCCATGAGATCGGTCATCACGGGTTCATTCACAAGTTGCCGGATCGGGTAAATTGCGACCAGGCCTTCGAGGAAATCGACCGCGGATTCGAAGCGCTCCAGTCCGCGCTCGGCATACGCCCCATCGGCTACCGCGCTCCTTCAGGCGAGAATTTTCCTGAATTGCTTGCGTATCTGAAAGCGTCCGGCATTCGCTATTCCAGTTCCTTCCGTGACGACATTCTACCCTATCGCCATGCCGGCGCCGAGGGACTGGCAGGCCCGGTGGAAATTCCCGTCAACTTCGCCTTCGACGACTGGAACTTCGGCATGAAGAGCCGTTTGAGCCAGGGAACGCTGTTCGGCCGCAACGCCGTGCTTCCTCTCTGGATCGATGAATTTGAGGCGACCCATGCCTGGGGCGGCGTGACGACCATGGTTCTGCATCCGCAGGTCTCCGGCAGGCCGATGCGCTGGTACATCCTGCGCGATTTCCTTAAGCACGTCTTGGATAAGGGCGATGTCTGGATCGCGACTGGCGCGCAGATCACCGATCATTTCGAGGCCCAGGAAGCGATCTCCACGCAAAACAATGACGGGAAAGGTTGA
- a CDS encoding amino acid ABC transporter ATP-binding protein, protein MSKDIVVKAVDVTKLYGTFTALDKVSLEIAKGEVCCVIGPSGSGKSTFLRCINQLEKMNSGAIWVNDELVGYRREGNNLHEVSDAEMSRQRRRIGMVFQRFNLFPHKTALENIMEGPVQVLREPVAEVRKRADDLLLRVGLGDKAGHYPSQLSGGQQQRVAIARAMCMRPELILFDEPTSALDPELVSEVLDVMKDLAASGMTMIVVTHELGFARNVANTVAFMEAGKMVEIGPASEVLGSPKSPRTAEFIKAVHS, encoded by the coding sequence ATGAGCAAAGATATCGTTGTAAAGGCCGTTGACGTTACCAAGCTTTACGGGACATTCACGGCGCTCGACAAGGTCAGCCTGGAAATCGCCAAAGGCGAGGTCTGCTGCGTCATCGGACCCTCGGGGTCGGGCAAGAGCACCTTTCTTCGCTGTATCAACCAGCTTGAGAAGATGAACTCGGGCGCGATCTGGGTGAACGACGAGTTGGTCGGCTATCGCCGCGAAGGAAACAATCTTCACGAGGTCAGCGACGCTGAAATGTCGCGACAGCGCCGCCGGATCGGCATGGTCTTCCAGAGGTTCAATCTGTTTCCGCACAAGACGGCGCTGGAAAACATCATGGAAGGTCCCGTTCAGGTTCTTCGCGAGCCGGTGGCCGAGGTGCGCAAGCGCGCCGACGATCTGCTGCTGCGTGTGGGGCTGGGTGACAAGGCCGGCCATTATCCCTCGCAGCTTTCCGGCGGCCAGCAACAGCGCGTGGCGATTGCTCGTGCGATGTGCATGCGCCCCGAACTGATCCTTTTCGACGAACCCACTTCGGCGCTCGACCCAGAACTCGTCTCTGAGGTGCTGGACGTGATGAAGGATCTCGCCGCGAGCGGCATGACCATGATCGTGGTCACCCATGAACTGGGCTTTGCCCGCAACGTCGCGAATACTGTCGCTTTCATGGAGGCGGGCAAGATGGTCGAGATCGGCCCGGCATCGGAGGTTCTCGGTTCGCCGAAAAGTCCCCGGACCGCCGAATTCATCAAGGCAGTACACAGCTGA
- the blh gene encoding bifunctional sulfur transferase/dioxygenase Blh, translating into MTISKISDRLSVMPQPDIGDFQSLREQGFTALINARPDNEEAGQPGTAAEERAAIQSNMSYSYIPITMATVTEADIIAFQKALKDSAGPVVAHCKSGARALLLYALGEVLDGRMKPHDVLPFGQRNGIDLSVAARWVEKRAASRPQVKGFFDKRTWSIQYVVSDPETGKCAIIDPVLDFDEKAGATATRSADAILEYVRGNGFSVEWILDTHPHADHFSAAQYLKERTGAPTAIGERVVDVQKLWKGIYNWPELKTDGSQWDRLFANGETFNVGSIEAKVMFSPGHTLASVTYVIGDAAFVHDTIFMPDSGTARADFPGGDARMLWRSIQDIVALPDETRVFTGHDYQPNGRAPRWESTVGEQKKANSHLAGVSEEAFVKLRTERDKALPMPKLILHALQVNLRGGRLPEPEANGKRYLKFPLDALKEAAW; encoded by the coding sequence ATGACGATCTCCAAGATCTCTGACAGGCTTTCCGTGATGCCGCAGCCCGATATCGGCGACTTTCAGTCCTTGCGCGAGCAGGGGTTTACAGCGCTGATCAATGCGCGTCCGGACAACGAGGAGGCCGGCCAGCCTGGAACCGCCGCTGAAGAGCGGGCCGCCATCCAGTCGAACATGTCTTATTCCTATATCCCCATCACCATGGCGACTGTCACCGAGGCAGACATCATTGCGTTCCAGAAGGCTCTGAAGGATTCAGCCGGACCTGTCGTTGCCCACTGTAAGTCGGGAGCGCGCGCGCTTCTTCTCTACGCGCTCGGCGAAGTTCTAGACGGGCGGATGAAGCCGCACGACGTGCTCCCATTCGGTCAGAGGAACGGAATCGACCTGTCGGTCGCCGCCAGGTGGGTCGAAAAGCGTGCTGCATCGCGCCCGCAGGTCAAGGGTTTCTTCGACAAGCGGACATGGAGCATTCAATATGTTGTGTCGGATCCCGAAACCGGCAAGTGCGCGATCATCGACCCCGTGCTCGATTTCGACGAGAAGGCAGGGGCGACGGCGACGCGCAGTGCCGACGCCATCCTTGAATACGTGCGCGGGAACGGTTTTTCGGTGGAATGGATCCTCGACACCCATCCGCATGCGGACCATTTTTCCGCCGCCCAGTACCTGAAGGAAAGGACGGGTGCGCCGACGGCAATCGGAGAACGCGTCGTCGACGTCCAGAAGCTCTGGAAGGGCATCTACAACTGGCCCGAGCTCAAGACGGATGGCTCGCAATGGGACCGGCTGTTTGCCAACGGCGAAACCTTCAACGTCGGCTCGATCGAGGCGAAGGTGATGTTTTCACCGGGGCACACGCTTGCTTCCGTTACCTATGTGATCGGCGATGCCGCGTTCGTCCATGACACCATTTTCATGCCGGACAGCGGAACGGCTCGAGCCGACTTCCCCGGCGGCGACGCCCGAATGTTGTGGAGGTCCATTCAGGACATCGTCGCCCTACCCGACGAAACCCGCGTCTTCACCGGGCACGACTATCAGCCCAATGGCCGCGCGCCGCGATGGGAGAGTACGGTCGGCGAACAGAAAAAGGCAAACTCGCATCTTGCCGGAGTTTCCGAGGAGGCCTTTGTGAAACTTCGTACCGAACGCGACAAAGCACTACCCATGCCGAAGCTTATCCTGCACGCGCTGCAGGTCAATTTGCGCGGCGGCCGATTGCCCGAGCCGGAAGCAAACGGCAAGCGGTATCTGAAATTTCCTCTGGACGCTCTCAAAGAGGCGGCATGGTGA
- a CDS encoding c-type cytochrome, whose translation MRTATVAVIVGIFATGSAARAQDILHGRRLALEVCATCHAVLAGQNRSPVAEAPSFEAVAATPGMTAMALNVWLTAQSHPTMPNIILSPTDVEDVSAYILSLE comes from the coding sequence ATGCGAACAGCGACCGTCGCAGTCATTGTCGGCATCTTTGCAACGGGTTCGGCAGCGCGAGCGCAGGATATTCTGCACGGGCGCCGGCTCGCACTTGAGGTATGTGCAACATGCCACGCCGTCCTTGCAGGTCAAAATCGATCCCCCGTTGCCGAAGCGCCCAGCTTCGAAGCGGTGGCTGCGACACCTGGAATGACCGCCATGGCACTCAACGTCTGGCTCACGGCCCAAAGTCATCCAACCATGCCGAACATAATACTCTCGCCGACCGATGTTGAGGACGTGTCGGCCTATATTCTAAGCTTGGAATAG
- a CDS encoding ArdC-like ssDNA-binding domain-containing protein, which yields MPVNSTAARSRRHATLPPAATRGFAASAWMTFRQALELGANVRKGETGSMVVCANRIKKTETDGNGEAPRPAIRA from the coding sequence GTGCCGGTCAATTCTACAGCCGCTCGGTCACGCAGGCACGCGACCTTACCACCGGCGGCGACCCGTGGCTTTGCCGCGTCGGCCTGGATGACGTTTCGCCAGGCATTGGAGCTCGGGGCCAATGTCCGCAAGGGCGAGACCGGCTCGATGGTCGTCTGCGCCAATCGGATCAAAAAGACCGAAACCGACGGCAACGGCGAAGCACCCCGCCCAGCAATCCGAGCATGA
- the argH gene encoding argininosuccinate lyase yields MSEPTQLWGGRFKSAPSEALAKLSRSHPSYFRLYREDLAGSRAHASELKRAGVLDEAEFATIRETLDRVEADVANGDEKPIAADEDIHTFLERLLMQRLGVLGGKLRAGRSRNDQTSNNTRLYLRRMARELSRGIIAVETALVTQASRHTETVMPGFTHLQPAQPIVLGHHLMAHAQSLLRDLERFEDFDRRFDRSPLGAAALAGSGIACRPDLSAMELGYAGACENSIDAVSGRDHVAEFLFICSLVAVSLSRLAEEICIWSSKQFSWVTLHDSYSTGSSIMPQKKNPDIAELTRGMSGTLIGNIAGFLATMKAMPLAYNRDLAEDKRALFESIDILEIILPAFAGMVETFEFDVARLREEAPKGFTLATEVADWLVSQNVSFAQAHEITGAVVRYCEERGHDLAGLTEEDLPRIDARLKPGVLEAMTLEGALASRIGYGATSPIRVREQIARFNDALEAKKAFATSELSLPGSKAASPRGRGAR; encoded by the coding sequence ATGTCAGAGCCGACCCAGCTCTGGGGTGGCCGCTTCAAGTCTGCCCCCTCGGAAGCACTCGCCAAGCTTTCACGCTCTCACCCCTCTTATTTCCGGCTTTACCGCGAGGACCTGGCCGGTTCGCGCGCTCATGCCTCCGAACTCAAGCGAGCCGGCGTGCTGGACGAGGCGGAGTTTGCGACGATCCGTGAAACACTCGACCGCGTCGAGGCCGATGTTGCAAACGGAGATGAAAAACCCATCGCCGCTGACGAAGACATCCACACGTTCCTCGAACGCTTGCTGATGCAGCGGCTTGGCGTCCTGGGTGGAAAATTGCGGGCCGGCCGCTCGCGCAACGACCAGACTTCCAACAACACCCGTCTTTACCTGCGCCGCATGGCGCGGGAATTGTCGCGCGGCATCATTGCCGTCGAGACGGCGCTCGTCACCCAGGCCTCCAGGCACACAGAAACGGTAATGCCGGGCTTCACTCACCTGCAGCCGGCCCAGCCCATCGTGCTCGGCCATCACCTGATGGCGCACGCGCAAAGCCTGCTGCGCGATCTGGAGCGGTTTGAGGATTTCGACCGGCGCTTCGACCGCTCGCCCCTCGGGGCTGCCGCGCTTGCGGGTTCCGGCATCGCCTGCCGCCCAGATCTCTCGGCAATGGAACTCGGCTATGCGGGTGCTTGCGAGAACTCCATCGATGCCGTGTCGGGCCGCGATCACGTTGCCGAATTCCTGTTCATCTGCTCTCTCGTAGCCGTGAGTCTGTCGCGGCTTGCCGAGGAAATCTGCATCTGGAGTTCCAAGCAATTCAGCTGGGTCACGCTGCACGATTCCTATTCCACGGGATCGTCGATCATGCCGCAGAAGAAGAATCCCGACATCGCCGAACTGACACGTGGCATGAGCGGCACGCTGATCGGCAATATCGCCGGCTTCCTGGCCACGATGAAGGCAATGCCGCTCGCCTACAACCGCGACCTTGCCGAAGACAAACGCGCCCTGTTCGAGAGCATCGACATTCTCGAAATCATCCTGCCCGCTTTCGCCGGCATGGTCGAAACGTTCGAATTCGATGTCGCCCGGCTGCGCGAAGAAGCACCCAAAGGTTTCACGCTCGCAACGGAGGTCGCGGACTGGCTCGTTTCACAGAACGTATCCTTCGCGCAGGCGCACGAGATCACCGGCGCTGTGGTCCGTTATTGCGAGGAGCGCGGCCATGACCTTGCCGGCTTGACCGAGGAAGACCTGCCTCGCATTGACGCCCGCCTGAAGCCCGGAGTGCTTGAAGCCATGACGCTTGAGGGCGCGCTTGCCAGTCGCATCGGCTACGGCGCCACATCGCCGATCAGGGTCCGCGAACAGATCGCACGCTTCAATGACGCGCTGGAGGCCAAGAAAGCCTTCGCGACCAGCGAGTTGAGCCTGCCGGGCAGTAAAGCCGCGTCGCCGCGGGGGCGAGGTGCACGATGA
- a CDS encoding ABC transporter substrate-binding protein, which yields MKAALVPLAAVLASTAVHAEGLPDRIKSAGKVIVANQPNYPPMEYKDPATNTLMGVDIDLGVALAKQLGTSVEWADIGFEQMISSLETGRVDLIHSGMSDLPKRRDTLDFVDYMKSGAQFYTSTTRKEEFKTPADFCGKTVGMSRRTSFPDETTKWSAANCEAKGLAAIKVVGTEGSADARAQLKQGRLDGAVQGSETLPYLMTLEKDTYAIVGEPITAVYQGIAFSKKDPALRDAYAGALKAIMASGEYRAIFAKHGLEGTMLDGIYINSETVK from the coding sequence ATGAAAGCAGCTCTTGTCCCTCTCGCCGCCGTTCTTGCGTCCACGGCCGTGCACGCCGAAGGCCTGCCGGATCGCATCAAATCCGCTGGCAAGGTCATCGTCGCCAACCAGCCGAATTACCCGCCGATGGAATACAAGGACCCCGCCACCAATACGCTGATGGGGGTCGACATCGACCTCGGTGTGGCACTCGCCAAGCAGTTGGGCACCAGTGTCGAATGGGCGGATATCGGCTTCGAGCAGATGATATCGTCTCTGGAGACGGGCCGCGTCGATCTCATCCATAGCGGCATGAGCGATCTCCCGAAGCGCCGAGATACCCTGGATTTCGTCGACTACATGAAGTCCGGTGCACAGTTCTACACCTCCACGACGCGCAAGGAGGAGTTCAAGACCCCTGCGGACTTCTGTGGCAAGACGGTCGGCATGAGCCGCCGTACGTCGTTCCCGGATGAAACCACCAAGTGGAGCGCCGCAAACTGCGAGGCTAAAGGGCTTGCTGCCATCAAGGTGGTTGGCACGGAAGGTTCAGCCGACGCACGCGCACAACTGAAGCAGGGTCGCCTCGACGGCGCTGTCCAGGGCTCAGAAACCTTGCCTTACCTGATGACCCTCGAAAAGGATACCTATGCCATCGTCGGAGAGCCCATCACGGCCGTCTATCAGGGTATAGCCTTCTCCAAGAAGGATCCCGCATTGCGCGACGCCTACGCCGGCGCACTTAAGGCTATCATGGCCTCCGGTGAGTACCGGGCGATCTTTGCCAAGCACGGTCTTGAAGGCACCATGCTCGATGGCATCTATATCAATAGCGAAACCGTGAAGTAA
- a CDS encoding MmgE/PrpD family protein, whose amino-acid sequence MNRSLADTPVDRLARFVSALDYDTLPASVVAKAKIHISDTLGAALAGARSAEFSISVRAMRPAGPVRLWGTHLTGSARDAALVNGFAAHAFELDDAGGCDHSGAVILPALFSALHEAGRPIDGKRIITAVVAGYDVGRRILEATGGYDAHNRLGWHSTGTCGTLASAAAAANLLSFNASATRDAITLATSFSSGLWAFIHDGSLAKKLHAGRAAEGGLLAALLAANGFAGPSRVFDDVWGGFFNAYNRSDCYPELLAEGLGEVWKINRAVLKPYASCRGAHSSVDALQDMLAETGREAGDIARIDLRMSAMLKDMCGAKVGGAMAATQMSLPYALAARCVFGTAGLEAYTEECRNHPEVHALMENIGITVDDAMDAMAEPVVTLTFRDGLCTERIVPRATGSAERPMQPAAVEAKFRELAGLSLAADGVAALWQLLGDLEQIEDCMQIEALMAGHADSVPTFQ is encoded by the coding sequence ATGAACCGTTCTCTCGCCGACACGCCGGTCGATAGGCTGGCCCGTTTCGTCTCTGCGCTCGACTACGACACCCTACCAGCAAGTGTCGTCGCTAAGGCGAAAATCCACATTTCCGATACGCTCGGCGCAGCGCTCGCCGGCGCGCGTTCCGCGGAATTCTCCATCTCCGTTCGGGCGATGCGCCCCGCAGGCCCGGTGCGGTTGTGGGGAACGCACCTCACCGGGTCCGCTCGCGACGCAGCGCTCGTCAACGGTTTCGCAGCCCATGCCTTCGAACTGGATGACGCCGGCGGTTGCGATCATTCTGGCGCCGTTATTCTGCCTGCCCTGTTTTCGGCCCTGCACGAAGCCGGGCGGCCGATAGACGGCAAGCGCATTATTACCGCGGTCGTCGCGGGTTACGATGTCGGGCGCCGTATTCTGGAAGCCACCGGCGGCTACGACGCCCATAACCGGCTGGGTTGGCATTCGACCGGCACCTGCGGCACGCTGGCCTCTGCTGCGGCGGCGGCCAATCTGCTCAGCTTCAATGCATCGGCGACGCGCGACGCCATTACGCTCGCCACCAGCTTTTCCTCCGGCCTGTGGGCCTTCATTCATGACGGTTCGCTGGCGAAGAAACTCCATGCCGGTCGTGCAGCGGAAGGCGGTCTCCTGGCCGCCCTGCTGGCGGCGAATGGGTTTGCCGGCCCTTCACGCGTCTTTGATGACGTATGGGGCGGCTTTTTCAATGCCTACAACAGGTCTGACTGCTATCCCGAGCTTCTCGCCGAAGGGCTCGGCGAGGTCTGGAAGATCAACCGCGCGGTGTTGAAGCCCTACGCATCCTGCCGGGGCGCGCATTCGTCTGTCGACGCGCTCCAGGACATGCTGGCCGAGACCGGCCGGGAAGCCGGCGACATCGCTCGCATCGACCTTCGCATGAGCGCCATGCTGAAGGACATGTGCGGCGCGAAAGTGGGCGGCGCCATGGCGGCCACGCAAATGAGTCTGCCTTACGCTCTTGCCGCACGTTGCGTGTTTGGGACCGCGGGCCTGGAAGCCTATACTGAGGAGTGCCGAAACCACCCCGAGGTGCATGCGTTGATGGAGAATATCGGCATCACTGTCGATGATGCCATGGACGCCATGGCCGAGCCGGTCGTGACGCTGACCTTCCGCGACGGCCTTTGCACCGAACGGATCGTGCCTCGCGCGACAGGTTCGGCGGAGCGCCCGATGCAGCCTGCAGCCGTCGAAGCCAAGTTCCGTGAACTTGCCGGGTTGAGTCTCGCTGCCGATGGCGTGGCCGCCCTGTGGCAATTACTTGGCGATCTCGAGCAGATCGAAGATTGCATGCAGATCGAAGCGCTGATGGCCGGCCACGCCGACAGCGTCCCAACTTTCCAATGA
- a CDS encoding DUF6691 family protein produces the protein MSRVALQIVAALISGTLFGFGLSLSGMLDPARVQGFLDVFGTWDPSLGFVLAGAVTVAFAGVSLSRLMRRPVLNYSFDMPRNRKIDAPLIIGSAIFGLGWGLGGFCPGPAIAALPLGFSRSFGFVFAMLVGMAAHDRLLRRST, from the coding sequence ATGAGCCGCGTCGCCCTTCAAATTGTGGCAGCCCTGATCTCTGGAACCCTATTCGGCTTTGGCCTTTCGCTGTCGGGCATGCTTGACCCTGCGCGGGTGCAGGGATTTCTCGACGTCTTCGGGACTTGGGATCCGAGCCTCGGCTTCGTGCTCGCAGGTGCCGTCACCGTAGCGTTCGCCGGTGTCAGCCTGTCCCGTCTAATGCGTCGGCCTGTCCTCAACTATTCCTTCGACATGCCAAGAAACCGCAAGATCGACGCGCCGCTGATCATTGGTTCGGCCATCTTCGGGCTTGGCTGGGGCTTAGGCGGTTTCTGCCCCGGCCCGGCCATCGCAGCTTTGCCGTTAGGGTTTTCGCGGTCCTTCGGCTTCGTCTTTGCAATGTTGGTTGGCATGGCCGCTCACGACCGGCTGCTGAGGAGATCGACGTGA
- the bigR gene encoding sulfite-sensing transcriptional repressor BigR: MNVKPKNMTLEDMGARATDVSGLLKTLSHPSRLMVVCTLVEREHSVGELEQKLDIHQPHLSQHLTGLREAGIVETRREGKQIFYRLTADKAARLVGALYEIFCEEVS; encoded by the coding sequence ATGAATGTGAAACCGAAAAACATGACGCTCGAAGACATGGGTGCACGAGCGACGGACGTGTCGGGACTCCTGAAGACGCTGTCGCATCCGAGCCGGCTGATGGTCGTCTGTACCCTGGTTGAGCGAGAGCATTCGGTCGGAGAACTGGAGCAGAAGCTGGACATCCACCAGCCGCATCTCTCCCAACACCTGACGGGGCTGCGCGAGGCCGGGATCGTCGAGACGCGCAGGGAGGGAAAGCAGATCTTCTATCGTTTGACGGCAGACAAGGCTGCCCGCCTCGTCGGCGCGCTCTATGAGATCTTCTGTGAGGAGGTGTCCTGA
- a CDS encoding amino acid ABC transporter permease produces MSAADTHHTTLEQKYEIAHLTLVPKRHFGRMVAAAVVLLILAAIVRAFSIGQIEWSYVRDFLFAPAILDGLKSTLVMTVAAMTLGIVLGVLIAIMRVSGNPVLSSIAVGYVWIFRGAPALLQLMIWFNLALIFPTMGIPGLFEFRTVDVMTPFVAAMLGLGISQGAYTSEVVRSGLLSVDSGQYEAARSIGMTQMMMLRRIVLPQAMRVMVPPVGNEVIGMVKLTSLASVIQYSEILHNAQIIYFANTRVLELLLVASFWYLAVVSVLSIVQHYIEQYFGRGSKAISASM; encoded by the coding sequence ATGAGCGCCGCTGACACGCATCACACCACGCTCGAACAGAAATACGAGATTGCGCACCTGACGCTTGTTCCCAAGCGCCATTTCGGACGCATGGTTGCCGCCGCGGTCGTCCTGTTGATCCTAGCCGCCATCGTCCGCGCCTTCAGCATCGGCCAGATCGAATGGAGCTATGTCCGCGACTTTCTCTTCGCACCCGCTATCCTCGACGGTCTGAAAAGTACGCTGGTCATGACGGTCGCCGCGATGACGTTGGGCATCGTGCTTGGCGTGCTGATCGCTATCATGCGCGTTTCCGGCAATCCGGTCCTGTCCTCTATCGCGGTGGGCTATGTCTGGATCTTCCGAGGTGCGCCGGCGCTTCTCCAACTCATGATCTGGTTCAATTTGGCGCTGATCTTCCCAACCATGGGCATTCCGGGGCTCTTCGAGTTTCGCACCGTGGACGTCATGACGCCGTTCGTCGCGGCCATGCTGGGGCTCGGAATCTCCCAGGGCGCCTACACGTCGGAAGTGGTGCGCAGCGGGCTCTTGTCCGTGGATAGCGGCCAGTACGAGGCTGCCCGTTCGATCGGAATGACGCAGATGATGATGCTGCGCCGAATCGTCCTGCCGCAGGCCATGCGCGTCATGGTCCCGCCGGTCGGCAACGAGGTGATCGGCATGGTCAAACTCACCTCCCTTGCCAGCGTCATCCAGTATTCGGAAATCCTGCACAACGCGCAGATCATCTATTTCGCAAACACCCGCGTCCTCGAACTTTTGCTCGTCGCCAGCTTCTGGTATCTCGCCGTCGTCTCCGTCCTCTCGATAGTCCAGCATTATATCGAGCAGTATTTCGGCCGTGGCAGCAAAGCCATCAGCGCTTCGATGTGA